In a genomic window of Onychostoma macrolepis isolate SWU-2019 chromosome 08, ASM1243209v1, whole genome shotgun sequence:
- the LOC131545227 gene encoding sushi domain-containing protein 3 isoform X1, with protein sequence MAFSSASEAVMGDWSSVRNQTGQCAPLLSPVVGTLKLVSGDGKSVGSVMSLQCPSRHRAVSGGQMSCVWSSNKTHWSGGTPECKPLSRFEDEGFRLAILVSFISLAIILVMSIIFITSCLVRHVKREERRKMERARKTGASELWQQIDVEGAELQREVLHSQKTTNHNNNNNNSSRGERPHTDKHVYGHGDLLTACRCLQQGKPCPPSIRPSQFSLILSPPTDYLINTHMGPVEAHGVFPVPRGAAGDRHFCRPLHDPLWNRPHLYSPHPPPVQMMSI encoded by the exons GTCAGTGCGCTCCGCTGCTGTCTCCTGTGGTCGGGACTCTGAAGCTGGTGTCCGGTGATGGGAAGAGTGTGGGCAGCGTGATGAGCCTCCAGTGCCCCTCCAGACACCGAGCGGTCAGCGGCGGTCAGATGTCCTGCGTGTGGAGCAGCAATAAGACACACTGGAGCGGCGGGACACCGGAGTGTAAAC CTTTGTCTCGGTTCGAGGATGAGGGCTTTCGTTTAGCTATTCTGGTGTCCTTCATCAGCTTAGCCATCATTCTCGTCATGAGCATCATCTTCATCACTTCCTGCCTGGTGAGACACGTGAAACGCGAGGAGAGGAGAAAGATGGAGAG GGCAAGAAAAACGGGAGCGTCAGAGCTTTGGCAACAAATAGATGTTGAGGGTGCGGAGCTGCAGAGAGAGGTGTTACACAGCCAGAAAACCACaaaccacaacaacaacaacaacaacagcagcagaggAGAGAGACCACACACAGACAAGCACGTCTACGGCCACGGAGACCTCCTCACTGCCTGCAG GTGTCTTCAGCAAGGGAAGCCCTGTCCTCCGAGCATCCGTCCGTCCCAGTTCTCTCTGATACTCAGTCCACCCACTGACTaccttataaacacacacatgggCCCCGTCGAGGCCCACGGTGTGTTCCCTGTCCCCCGTGGCGCTGCAGGGGACAGACACTTCTGCAGGCCACTTCATGACCCGCTCTGGAACAGACCGCACCTGTACAGCCCACATCCACCGCCTGTCCAGATGATGTCTATATGA
- the LOC131545227 gene encoding sushi domain-containing protein 3 isoform X2, whose product MSLQCPSRHRAVSGGQMSCVWSSNKTHWSGGTPECKPLSRFEDEGFRLAILVSFISLAIILVMSIIFITSCLVRHVKREERRKMERARKTGASELWQQIDVEGAELQREVLHSQKTTNHNNNNNNSSRGERPHTDKHVYGHGDLLTACRCLQQGKPCPPSIRPSQFSLILSPPTDYLINTHMGPVEAHGVFPVPRGAAGDRHFCRPLHDPLWNRPHLYSPHPPPVQMMSI is encoded by the exons ATGAGCCTCCAGTGCCCCTCCAGACACCGAGCGGTCAGCGGCGGTCAGATGTCCTGCGTGTGGAGCAGCAATAAGACACACTGGAGCGGCGGGACACCGGAGTGTAAAC CTTTGTCTCGGTTCGAGGATGAGGGCTTTCGTTTAGCTATTCTGGTGTCCTTCATCAGCTTAGCCATCATTCTCGTCATGAGCATCATCTTCATCACTTCCTGCCTGGTGAGACACGTGAAACGCGAGGAGAGGAGAAAGATGGAGAG GGCAAGAAAAACGGGAGCGTCAGAGCTTTGGCAACAAATAGATGTTGAGGGTGCGGAGCTGCAGAGAGAGGTGTTACACAGCCAGAAAACCACaaaccacaacaacaacaacaacaacagcagcagaggAGAGAGACCACACACAGACAAGCACGTCTACGGCCACGGAGACCTCCTCACTGCCTGCAG GTGTCTTCAGCAAGGGAAGCCCTGTCCTCCGAGCATCCGTCCGTCCCAGTTCTCTCTGATACTCAGTCCACCCACTGACTaccttataaacacacacatgggCCCCGTCGAGGCCCACGGTGTGTTCCCTGTCCCCCGTGGCGCTGCAGGGGACAGACACTTCTGCAGGCCACTTCATGACCCGCTCTGGAACAGACCGCACCTGTACAGCCCACATCCACCGCCTGTCCAGATGATGTCTATATGA